In Chloroflexota bacterium, one genomic interval encodes:
- a CDS encoding methylmalonyl-CoA mutase family protein, with amino-acid sequence MTTERERWERETLNPTLKKNPERKPQFETSSGIPLARVYGPTGDQTVPANVGWPGDYPFTRGVQPTMYRGRLWTMRQYAGFATAEESNRRYKFLLGQGQTGLSVAFDLPTQIGYDPDDVMALGEVGKVGVSIPTLDDMARLFEGIPLDKASTSMTINAPASILLAMYIAVGKRQGVEPKQLRGTIQNDILKEYIARGTYIFPPAPSMRLITDIFRYCQTEAPNWNTISISGYHVREAGSTAVQEVAFTLANGIAYVQAAINAGLNVDDFAPQLAFFFNAHNQFLEEVAKFRAARRLWARIMRERFGAKNPKSWMLRFHTQTGGSTLTAQQPEVNVARVTIQALAAVLGGTQSLHTNGMDEALQLPTENAARVALRTQQVIAHESGMADTVDPLAGSYAVESLTDEIEKRAEAYLKQIDEMGGALAAIERGFIQNEIQEAAYRYQQAVESKEQIVVGVNEFAVEEQINLERLKIDPAIEQMQRDQVAAVRARRDAGRVTELRSRLESAARGSDNLMPLLIACVENDLTLGEICSTLRGVWGEYRPTQ; translated from the coding sequence ATGACAACAGAACGCGAACGCTGGGAACGAGAAACGCTAAACCCCACTCTCAAAAAGAACCCCGAACGCAAGCCGCAATTTGAAACGTCATCGGGAATTCCGCTGGCGCGAGTCTACGGCCCGACCGGCGATCAAACTGTCCCGGCAAACGTCGGCTGGCCCGGCGACTATCCGTTCACGCGCGGCGTCCAGCCGACGATGTATCGTGGCCGCTTGTGGACAATGCGTCAATATGCCGGTTTCGCCACCGCCGAAGAATCGAATCGCCGCTATAAGTTTTTGCTGGGGCAGGGGCAGACCGGACTCTCGGTGGCGTTTGATCTGCCAACACAGATCGGCTACGACCCCGACGACGTGATGGCGCTCGGTGAGGTAGGCAAAGTGGGCGTGTCCATTCCTACGCTCGACGACATGGCGCGATTGTTTGAAGGCATCCCACTCGACAAAGCGAGCACCAGCATGACCATCAACGCGCCCGCCTCAATTTTGCTGGCGATGTACATCGCCGTCGGCAAGCGGCAGGGCGTTGAGCCGAAGCAACTGCGCGGCACGATTCAGAACGACATCCTCAAAGAGTACATCGCGCGCGGCACCTATATCTTCCCGCCCGCGCCTTCGATGCGCCTCATCACCGACATCTTTCGTTACTGCCAGACTGAAGCGCCGAACTGGAATACGATCAGCATTTCAGGTTATCACGTTCGTGAGGCCGGTTCGACCGCCGTGCAGGAAGTGGCCTTCACTCTGGCAAACGGCATTGCTTATGTGCAAGCCGCCATCAACGCCGGGTTGAACGTAGACGACTTCGCGCCGCAGTTGGCGTTCTTCTTCAACGCTCACAATCAATTTCTGGAAGAAGTCGCCAAGTTCCGCGCCGCCCGCCGTTTGTGGGCCAGAATTATGCGCGAACGATTCGGGGCCAAGAATCCGAAATCGTGGATGTTGCGCTTTCATACTCAGACCGGCGGTAGCACCCTCACCGCCCAACAACCGGAAGTGAACGTGGCCCGCGTCACCATCCAAGCCCTGGCGGCGGTGCTGGGCGGCACACAAAGTTTGCACACCAATGGCATGGATGAAGCCTTGCAATTGCCGACTGAAAACGCCGCCCGCGTGGCTCTGCGAACCCAGCAAGTCATCGCCCACGAATCAGGTATGGCCGACACCGTTGACCCGCTGGCCGGAAGTTACGCCGTCGAGTCGCTCACCGACGAGATCGAGAAACGGGCCGAGGCTTACCTCAAACAGATTGACGAGATGGGCGGGGCGCTGGCGGCGATTGAACGCGGTTTCATCCAGAACGAAATACAAGAGGCGGCTTATCGCTATCAACAGGCAGTCGAGTCCAAAGAGCAAATTGTCGTCGGCGTTAACGAGTTTGCCGTCGAAGAACAGATCAACCTCGAACGGCTGAAGATTGACCCGGCGATTGAGCAGATGCAACGCGACCAGGTGGCCGCCGTCCGCGCCCGGCGTGACGCTGGGCGAGTGACTGAATTGCGGTCGCGGCTGGAGTCGGCGGCGCGGGGCAGTGACAACCTGATGCCGTTGCTCATCGCCTGCGTGGAAAATGACCTGACGCTGGGCGAGATTTGCAGTACACTTCGCGGGGTGTGGGGTGAATATCGGCCAACACAGTAA
- a CDS encoding SPFH domain-containing protein, with protein sequence MTGLPYFGLIVLVAAAGLVLMFASLRKIPLEHRGVLFRFGRLVKELPPGNAWVLPFLDQVMLVDLRERTFALPPDLVLDADKHYAVKGQFTCKVVAAIPAVMAARQAQEDIVVVVADKLLAEIKNMGVAAVRDRPAQAQQWALEALNEQMSRAWQLKFTKIEFTLTPQ encoded by the coding sequence ATGACGGGCCTGCCTTATTTTGGCCTGATTGTTTTGGTAGCGGCGGCGGGGCTGGTGTTGATGTTCGCCTCCCTGCGCAAGATCCCGCTGGAACATCGGGGCGTTTTGTTCCGGTTTGGCCGCCTGGTGAAAGAGTTGCCGCCGGGCAACGCCTGGGTTCTGCCATTTTTGGATCAGGTGATGCTGGTGGATTTGCGCGAGCGAACTTTTGCCCTGCCGCCCGACCTTGTGTTAGACGCCGACAAGCACTATGCCGTGAAAGGCCAGTTCACTTGCAAGGTGGTGGCCGCCATTCCAGCGGTCATGGCCGCCCGTCAGGCGCAGGAGGATATTGTGGTCGTGGTCGCCGACAAGTTGCTGGCCGAGATCAAAAACATGGGCGTGGCCGCCGTGCGGGATCGCCCGGCCCAGGCCCAGCAGTGGGCGCTCGAAGCCCTCAACGAGCAAATGTCGCGGGCGTGGCAGTTGAAGTTTACGAAGATTGAGTTTACGTTGACGCCACAATAA
- a CDS encoding acetyl-CoA carboxylase biotin carboxyl carrier protein subunit, producing the protein MRGNLYDVNVVDERAARLAKSAGGGVAETGDFHLKAPMPGLVVSVPVAEGQAVNKGDILVILESMKMQNELKSPRAGTVMRVKTKGGDSVEQNQVLLTVSG; encoded by the coding sequence ATGCGCGGCAATCTCTACGACGTCAACGTGGTGGACGAACGGGCGGCGCGGCTGGCCAAGTCGGCCGGGGGAGGCGTCGCCGAGACGGGCGACTTTCACCTCAAGGCTCCGATGCCGGGCCTGGTGGTGTCGGTTCCGGTGGCCGAAGGCCAGGCGGTGAACAAGGGCGATATTCTGGTAATTCTCGAATCGATGAAGATGCAAAACGAACTCAAGTCGCCGCGCGCCGGGACGGTGATGCGAGTGAAAACAAAAGGCGGCGACAGCGTGGAACAGAATCAGGTTTTGCTGACGGTGAGCGGATGA